CCTGCGGCCAGGAGGTGAAGCCGAAGAACTCCTGGACCGCCTCCGCCTCCCTGGCCACCACCGTGGTGGCCGGCCGGTCGGCGAACTGCGCGTCGGCGGCGACGTGGTCGCCGTGCCCGTGCGTGTGGGCCACGACCAACTCGTAGTCCGGGCGCGGGTGCTCGCGCAGCCAGGTGTCCACCAGCGCATCGACGGTCGTCCGCAGCGGGAACCGGGCCGGGTCGGCCGTGGCCCCGGTGTCCAGCAGCAGGGCACGCTCGTTGCCGAAGAGCAGGTAGAGGAAGGGCGCCTCGTAGCTGACGCTCTTGCTCTGGCGCAGGACGAAGGTGTGCTCATCGTAGGCGTGCACCTGGATGAGCGGCTCGGCGTCGGCCCGCCGCGACCGCACGCCGTGGTTCCAGCGCACGTCGAGGCTTCCGGCGATCGGCGCACTACCGGTGAAGTCGATCGGCGTGGTGGTGTCAGCAGTCATCGGTGTTCTCCCCCAGGTCCGTGTCGGCCAGCGGCGATGCCGCCATGAAGTACCGGACGTGCCGCCGGTCGGCGACGGGTGCATCCGGCTCGGCGCCCGGAACGGCCTCGGCCGCGTCCCGCGCCAGGTACGGGGCGAGGATCGCCCGCCACTGCGCCTTGATCTCGGCGGCCTCGGCAGCCGTGACCCGCACGGTGGCCGCCATCCCCCGGGCCGCGTCCCGCCACTCGGTGTCTTCGCCGGGCGAGCGGTCCACCCAGTCGAGCACCCGGGCGGCCTCGCGCTCGACCACCACCCGGCTCAGCTGCTGCACCACCAGCGGATCGACCTGCCCGCTGCCGGCCAACAGCATCTGCCGGTCGACGACCTGCCAGCGCCGCTCGCGCCGGTCACTGCCCGGCCCGGCCTCCTCGACGTAGCCGTACTTCGCCAGATGGCGCAGGTGGAACGAACAGCTGGCCTGGGACACGCCCAGCAGCCGCCCGCAGGTGGCCGCCGTGGCCGGCCCGATCCTGCCGAGTGTCTCCAGCAGATCCAGCCGGGTCGGGTGAGCCAGGGCGCGAATCGCCTTGGGATCGCTCAGTCGCATATGTCAAAGAGTACTTTGGCATTCATCATTGTCAACGTCTTCTTTGGCTTTCGTGGGGATGCCGAGTTGCGCCGGCCGTTCGCGCGACGGTCCTCACATGTGCTGAGCTGGAGCGTTGGTGTCGGACCATCAGAGATCCGCCTCGGACTTCCACGCCGGCTCCGGACCGAGCCGAGCACCCAGGGCCGGACCCCGCCCCCGTCACGTACGGGCCATGTCACCACGGCAGCCCACGCCTTGCCGTCAACGCATATCCTGTTGCCCATGACGCAAGAGGACGGTGAGCTGGACAGCCTGGTACGCAAGCGGATCCGCGCCCTGCGGGTGGCGCAGGGCTGGTCCTTGGAGGAACTGGCCTCCCGCGCCCGGGTCAGCCCGTCCACGCTCAGCCGGATCGAGAACGGCCGGCGCCGTCTCGCCCTGGACCAGCTCGTCACGCTCGCCCGGGCCCTGGACACCTCGCTGGACCAGCTCGTCGAGAACGCGGCCGACGACGTCATCATCAGCCCGACGATCGACGGGGCCCGCGGGCTCATGCGCTGGCCGATCAAGGCGGAGCCCGGCATGAGCGTGGTGCGCCAGCGCATGACGAACCCGCCGCCCGACAACCCCGGCCGCCTGCGCGCCCACCCGGGCCGGGAGTGGCTCGTCGTCCTGTCCGGCACCGCGGTCCTGCTGCTGGGCAACCGGCGCATCCGCGTGGAGACGAACCAGGCGGCGGAGTTCCCCACCATGCTGCCGCACGCCATCGGCGCCGAGGGCGGGCCCTGCGAGGTCCTGGGCATCTTCGACCGCGACGCCCGCCGTGGCCACCAACGCGGGGACGACGCCCAGGACAGCTCCCACCCCGCCCCGTGACACGCCGGTCCCCCACCGCCGCCGGCCGGGACGCCGCCGCCGGTGCGGTCGGCATCGACATCGAGGACCCCCGCGCCGGACGGCGGCCCCGGGGCCCCGGACTCCCACCTGCGCCCCGGGGGCGGTCGGCCGGGGTGCGGACTTCCAGCTCGGCGGGGCCTGGCATGTCACACGGGCGTGGCTGCGGTGGGCAGTGAAGCGACCCGACCGTCCGTGTTAGCGTTGCGGCGGAGGCTTGGATCTGCCTGCCCCGGACGAGATGTGCGCCGTACCCGGCCCGCCAAGACGACGCACTCGAGGAGACGTCATGGGCGCACGCACCTGCCTGATCGACTTCACCGGAGAGGCCCTCAGCCCTCATGGACTGGACGTCCGGTGGATCCACGGATCACCGTCCGCCAAGCACAACACCGACCCGGACATCCAGGTCCATGCCTACGACGAGCACACGTTCGTCCTGCGGCAGAACATGGCGATCGACTACGAGGCGCCGTTCCTGTTCCTGTTCTTCGGCAACGCCCGGGCGGTGCTGATCGACACCGGGGCCACTGCATCGTCCGAGTTCTTCCCTCTGCGCCGAGCGGTCGACGAGCTCATCGATTCCTGGCTCGCCCGTCACCCCCGGCACGGGTACCAACTGCTCGTGCTGCACACCCATCCGCACGGCGACCACATTGCGGGCGACGGCCAGTTCACCGATCGCCCTGACACCACGGTTGTCAGCGCGGAGCCGGCCACCGCCTGGCCGTACTTCGGATTCACCGACCACCCCGAAGCCGTGGCGCAGATCGACCTCGGGGGCCGAGTGCTGGAATGTCTGGCCACCCCGGGCCACCACGAGGCCGCCGTCACGTTCTACGACCCGTGGACCGGGTTCCTCCTGACCGGCGACACGGTCTACCCCGGCCGCCTCTCCATCAAGGACTGGCAGGCATTCAGCCGGACGATCGATCGCTTGATCGACTTCTGCGACCGCCGGACGGTCACCCATGTACTCGGCTGCCACATCGAGATGACCCGGAAACCGGGCGTGGACTATCCCATCCGCGCCGTCTACCAGCCCGACGAGCCCCCACTGCAGATGACCACCGGCCACCTGCGTGACATCCGCGAGGCACTGAGGCAGGCCGGCGACCAGCCCAGCCACCGCGCCTTCCCGCTGTTCATCCTGTGCCCCGACGCATGAGCGGCACGGACCAGACCGGGCCCCGTCACGGCTCCCCGGCGGCGAGAACGGCAGACCGACGCGTGGTGCCGCAGGCCGGTGTCCGGGTCGTTCTCGGCTCGGCGTTCGTCGACCCCCGCGATCCGAACAACGGGCTGGGCAACCCCTTCGCTGTCGTCATCGGCGCCGACGTCGCAGCATTGAGCTCAGCCCAACGCCGGGATCTGGCCCGGCGCACCGGCGCCCCCGAGACCGTCTTCGTCGATGCCGTCCGCCAACGGACCGGGCTTCAGAGCCCTTCCGGGTACGAGCTCGACCTGACCGTCCTGACACCGACCGGGAAGGCACTCGGAGCGTGCGCCCACGGCTTCATCGGCACCGTGCACGCGCTCACCCAGACCGGGGCCATCACCGCAGGCCTTGACCTGCTGATCACCACGCCGTCGGGCGGATCGGCACGGGCCTCGCTTGCCGGCGACGGCACGGTCATGCTTCAGTTCGACTCAAGTGAGCCCTTGATCGCGTACGGCCGCGCGCAGGCATTGGAGGAGATCTTCCACGTGCCGCTTCCGTCCCTGGCCGCCGGGCTGCCGGTCCTGTCCGTCGGCTCGCCCAAGTTGACCGTCGAGGTGGCACCCGGCGCCTTCGCCCGACTGCAGCGACAACTGGGCGGTCTGGACTACGACCGGCTCATGGCCCTGCAGCGCGAGCTGAACGTCAACGGGATCCATCTGTTCTGCCGCAACGACATCACAGGTATGCCCGAACGCGCGATCCAGACGAACGCGTACCTCGGCCGGGATCTCGCCGTGGACCGGGCCACCGGCGTTTCAAGCGCGGCCCAGGTCAGCGCCGACCCCCGCATCCACGCAGGCCGACAGTTGCAGATCACCCAATACACCCAGACGGGCCGTTCGGCGGTCCTCACCCTGACCAAGGGGGAAGGACGCAGTGTCTGGGTGGGCGGTGCCGCGAGCCTCCTCGGTCACCACTCCGCACACCCTTGCTCTTCCTGACCCAGTCAGTTCGCTGCGCGGGCCGCACGGTCCGAGGCGCGCCGCAAGCAAGCATGCCCCCAGGGAACAGAATCAGATCCAATCGCTTGTCAATGTCGGTGGACCTGTTGCAGCAGCCGACCCGCATCGATAGCTGACGCGGGGTGAGGTCGCGACGGCTGCCGATGCAGGGTGGCCCGGGCATGGTGACCGCCGGGGAGGCGGCCACCATGCGATCGCCGGTGTCAGTCGACGCCCTCTACGATCCGGAAGTCGCGCTCGACGCCGTCGGACAGAGCGGCCAGCGCCTCCTGGTAAGGCTCGCTCTCGCGCGCGGCGACGGCCTGCTCGAAGCTGTCGAACTCGATCAGGACGGTGAATTCGGCGATTCCGTCGTCGTGTGCGACGACCCGGCTGCCACGGGAGAGGACCCGTCCGCCCGCGGCCCGGACGGCCGGACCGGCCAGCTTGCTGTAGGCAGCCATCTTCTCGGGGTCGGAGATGGTGCGGTAGACGCTGACCCAGTAGCCCTTGGCCATGGAAACCTCCAGGATGTCGAAGTTCTGTGCCGGCGTTCGCCGTTGACAGGACGAGCCTATGCGGGCGGGAGGGCCGGGGAGTCGCCGCAGAGCAGGGGTTGCAGGAGTGGAACGTACAGCTCGGCGACTTCGTCGGGGTCCGGCCGGGTGAGCCGGTCGGCACGTGATCACCCAGCCCGGCCCCTGACCCTCACGCTGACGCCCGACCCACCAACCTCACCCAACCCACTCACGATCCGGATATCAACGCGTGCATCGCCCTCTCGGATCCGTCAGGCAATGCCGGCTGCGCCGATCACGATCCCGTCTGCGGCCCGAGCTCCTCGCCCGGCGGGATGAAAGTGTCGGCACTGTCGGCGTCCTCGACATGGCCGTACGCGTCGACCGTGATGGCCGTCGCCCGCCCCTTCGACGTGATGAGCCACGCGAGGACCTGCTCGGTCAGCGGGGTTCCGCCGGGACCTTGGTCCGTCCAGTGAGCCCGCCATCCCCCGCCGGGCACGGCGGCGACGACCTGGTCGGCCGGCTCCAGATGGGAGAAGTCCTCATAGTCCGTCACCGGACGAAGGGCTCCGCGCTTCCGGTCGACGACCAGCGCCGCCCCGGTGGGCCGGTCCCAGCCCTCCACACGCAGCATGCGACCGATCTCGGTCTCGGTGCCGTTGAAGATCGCTGTCCAGCCGGTCTGATTGAAGTAACGGAGATCCACAGCCCCATCATCTCGAACAGCGAAGGGCGGCCGTGCTCCGGGCCGCCCACGAACGCGGCCTGCGGGTGCCGGAGGACCTGTCGATCGCGGGCTTCGACGACGTCTACCTCAGCAGCACCGTCCCGATGCTCACCACCGTCCGGCAGCCGCTCGGGGAACTCGGCCGGATGGTCAGCCTGCTGATCCGCCTGATGGAGGGTCACGCCGTCGAGACCCTGCACGTCGAACGCGCCACCGAGCTCGTCGCCCGGGGCTCCACCGGTCCCGTCCCACCGCGCCGAGTGCAGCGTGCGGCCGGTGGACGTCCGGCAGACCCTCGGCCCGTGCGCGACGCGCCGCCGGGTCAGGCGCAGTCGCCCGGGTGGCGGACGTCCTGCTCGACGACGGCCTCCCATCGGGCGAGCAGGGCTTCGTCGTCGAGCAATTGCTCCCGAGCCAGGTCCGTCCGCTCACGCCAGGCCCTGGTGCGCTCGGCGGTGAGTCCGTCCGGGTCGCGGATGCCGGCTCGGGGTGCGCACCCGGGTCGGTCGAGGTGGTCACTGCACGTCCGGAGCGGTTCGGCGCCGATCGCGGGGCACGGGCAGCCGGCCACGCCGCACAGGGCGTCGTCGCGGCCGGTGACGTCGATGCGGTACCGGTGTCCGCCGACCCGCAGCACGGAGCGCACCACACCGCCGCTCTCGGCCACCACCCACGCACGTTCCGGGCGCGGCGACGGTCTGCCGTCCGCGCGCTCCCGGGCCCGCCGCCCACAGGGCGATCACCGCCTCCAGCGACAGGGTGGTGGTGCCGTCCGCCTCGTTGGGCAGGTCGGCGTGACCGTCGGCGAGGACCGCTTCCAGCAGCGTCCGCAGTGATTCCATGGAGCCGCAGCGTAGACCCGGTGAGGCAATCCTAGCCTTACCTCCCGGCTGATTCTCACGTTCGCCCGGCCGGCCCGACGCGTCCGCCGGGATCGATCGGGACGGAGCGGGGTCGACCGGGATCGCGCAGGATTCCCGCCGCGCGCCGACGGGCCGTCCGGGCGGCGGCCGGGCCCTATGCTGCCCGCATGGGCGATGACCGAGCTGAACGGGTACGCACGCAGGAGTTCTTCGGGGCGCGGGCGGCGGGGTGGGACGCGAAGTTCCCCGATGACGCGCCGCGCTACGCGGACGCCATCGCCGAGGTGTCGCCCGGCTACGGCGGCTTCGTCATCGACGCGGGCTGCGGCACGGGACGGGCTCTGCCGCTGCTGCGGGCCTCGGTCGGGCCGTCCGGCACGGTGCTCGGCGTCGACCTCACCCCGGAGATGCTCCTGCAGGCGTCCGCGCACCGCGCCGACGCGGCCCTGGTGCTGGCGGACTGCGCGCGGCTGCCGCTGCGCGACGGTGTCGCCGACCTGGTCTTCGGCGCGGGGCTGATCTCCCACCTGTCCGGCCCCGCGGACGGCCTGCGCGAACTCGCCCGGGTCTGCAGGCCAGGCGGCCGCCTCGCGCTCTTCCATCCGATCGGCCGGGCCGCGCTCGCCGCCCGGCACGGGCGGGAGATCACCCCGGACGACCTGCGGGCCGAAGCCAACCTCCGCCCGCTGCTCGCGGCTTCGGGCTGGCGAATGACCGCCTTCACGGACGCCGACGACCGCTACCTCGCGGTGGCCGAGCGCGTCTGACCCCCGGCCGGCCTCCCCGGCCGCGCCCGCGCGAGCGGGGCCCACGGGCCCTCGGCGCCCACCACCGGCCGCACCCGGCGTGCGACGGCGAACCCCGGATCGGAGCAGCATGAACAGTCCCACGCCCGACACCACGGCCGGTGCCCCGGAGCCGGAACTCGTGGATCTCCGCCCGGCGACGACGGCCGTGGTCCGCGGCGTCGTGCCGATGTCCGATCTCCGGGACTTCTTCGACACCTCCTTCGGCGCCCTCGCCCGCACCGTCCAGGCGCAGCGGATCACCCTCCTGAGCCCCGCCTTCGGCCTCTACCGCGGGACACCCGGGGCGACCGTGGACCTGGAGGTCGGGTTCGTCACGGACGGGGAGGTCCGTCCCGAGGCCGGGGTCGTGGTCGGGTCGCTCCCCGGTGGCCGGGCCGCACGGCTGACGCACGCCGGGTCGTTCGACGGCCTCGGCGCCTCCTGGGAGCGCCTGCGCTCCTGGCTGCAGGCGCAGGGACTGCGGGCCGGCGAGGACCGCTGGGAAACCTACGTCACACAGCCGTCCCCGGACATGGATCCGGCCGACCTGCGGACCCTGCTCAGCTGGCCGGTCGCGGACTGACGGAAGGGGGACGGGCCCCGGTCCTACGACGCGGTGCCCCAGCCCGGGACGGTCGGCAGGACCTGCTCGGCGATCCGGAGCAGCACATCGGCGTCCGGCGCGACGTCGTCCTGGCGCCAGACGGCGATCTCGTACGTCCCGTCACCGCCGGCGTGCGGGTCCTGCGCGACGACCAGGTGGTGCGCGAGGCCGCCCGGCCGCGTCCCGGGCTTCGCGCCGCCGGCCAGGAGGGCCACGGTGCCGGCCGAGTAGGTCGCCGCGGGACGGCCGAGCACGGACGTCCGCTCGGCGAACAGGCCCGGGAAGAAGGAAAGGTCCTCGACGGAGGAGTGGGGGTCGTGGGAGATCCGCACGCAGACCGCACCGATCTGGATCTGCGCGGAGGCGTCGAACTCCTTCGTCCCGTCGGCGAAGGTGATCTGTCCGCCCCCGGACTGCGCGATCGAGACGTGGTCGTCCGGCATGCCGAGCAGGGCGGGCAGGTCGGGGCGGTTGAGCGCGGCGCACAGCGCGGGGTACTCGGGCGAGTCGTCGGCCCTCGGCGTGTTGCACGGAGCGGGCTTCGCGGTCGGGGCGGACGATCCGCCGAACACCCTGGTCCCCCACACGCCGGCCACGGCACAGACCGTCAGCAGCACCGCTGCCAGCACCTGCACGCTCGCGGTGCTGCCCTTCGGGGATGTCGCGGGCTCGCGCCCGTCGTTGTCGATCACCGGCGGAGCGTATCCCGGGGGCGGACACGGGCGGGAGCCAATTTCGGCGCCCCGCCGAACAGGTCCGACCCCGGCGCAGGGCGCCGGGGTCGGACCGTCGTGCCGTACGGGATCCCTGGAAGGACCTAGCGGCGGAACGGGAAGCCGAAGGAGGCCACGTAGCCGGGGGCCGGTGTGCCGACTCCGGTCACGTCGTCGTAGCCGCGGACGGCGTTCAACGAACTGTCCATGCCGAGGCTGCGGACGGACGTGCGGGTGCCGCCCGCCGCGTCGACACCGTTCGCGTAGTCGACCCGGGCCACGGCGAGGCTGTGACCGGCGCCGAGCGGCTGGTCCGTCACGTCGTGGAGCAGCCGGGTGTTGTAGCGGGCGTAGATCGACGGGTTGGCGAAGCCGATCGGGACGCGGCGGGCCTGCTGGGCGAGCGCCTGAACGCCGGCGATCACGGGCGAGGCGAGCGACGTGCCGCCGATGCGGTACTCGTCGTAGCTGACCGTCCCGTCCGGCCAGGACTGCGTCTGCCCCATCAGGAAGCCGGTGTTGGGGTCGGCGACGGCCGCGATGTCCGGCACCGTGCGCAACCGGGTGGAGCCGTTGGCCTTGGCCAGCGTGTCCGGCACGACGCCGCGCTGGTAGAACGGCTGCTTGACGATGGCGCTCGTACCGCCGCCAGCGCCGCCGGTGAACGCACCGGGGAAGTCCGTCCAGCTCGCACCGTCGTCCGACAGCAGGGCCTTCCGGGTGCCCCAGCCCGTCTCGAACTGGTAGGTGTCGCCGCGGCCGACCGCCAGCGAGGTGCCGCCGACGGCCGTCACCCAGGCCGAGTTGGTGGGGCTGTCGACCTGCTTCTTCCCGGTGTTGTCGAGCTCGTCGCCGTTGTCGCCGGAGGAGAAGTAGAAGCCGATGCCCTCGACGGCGCCGAGCTTGAAGGTCTGGTCGTACGCCGCCGCGCTGTCCGGGGTCTCGTTGCCCTCGATGTCGCCCCACGAGTTGGAGACGATGTCGGCCAGCCGGTGGTCGACGATCTTGGTCAGGGCGTCCAGCAGGTCGGAGTCGTTGCAGGACGCGGCGCCGACGTAGACGATGTTCGCCTCGGGGGCGACCGCGTGCACCGCCTCGACGTCGAGTGACTGCTCCCCGTACCAGCCGGATCCACCGCAGTCGTCCACGCTGTTGTAGGAGTCGGGGAGGACCTCGGTGTACTGGCCCTTGCGGTAGGCGCGGTCACCGTTGCGCTTGGCGTAGGTGCTCGCGTCGGCCGCCATCGTCGGCGAGGCGTAGGCGTCGGTGATCGCGACGGTCACGCCCTTGCCGGTGTACCCCTCCGCGCCGTACGCCGCCCGCAGCTGACGGCCCGTGTAGCCGTGCACGGCATAGGGGATCTTGGCGCCGTTGACGGAGGGCAGGCCGGACGCGGTGTTCGAGCCGAAGTACGTCGAGTACGGCCCGGCGTTGCGGAAGCCGTCCCCGGGACCGGGCAGGGTGTCCTGCGGCTTCGCCCGGCGCGGCGCGCCGTCGAGGCCGGTCACGGTGAGGACGGCGCCGGCCACCGCCGCGGGGGCGGAGGCCGCACGGTCGGGCGCCCGGTACGTCCGGCCGTCCTTGCGGTAGTCGTGCAGCGAGGTCGAGAACGCCCGCTGCACGGCCGCCGCATCACCCGCCACCGCGATGTAGTGCTGGGTCGTGCCGGTCACGGTCAGGCCGGAGGCGCGCAGCCAGCCGGTGACCGCCGCGATCTGCTCCTGCGTCGCACCGAACCGCTCCTGGGCCTGCTGCGCCGTCAGGTACGAGCCGTACTGCGGCGACTGCGGGTCGGAGACCGCTTCCGCGAACGCGGTCAGGCCCTTCGCGTCGCGGCCGGCCAGGTACACGCGGGCCTCGACCCGGGCGGACGCGGCCGTGCTGCCCTGGTCGGCGGCCGCGGCCGTCCACGCGGGCTTCGTCCCCTCCAGGGCGACCCGGTCCCCGGGAACGCCGTCGGCGTACGCGGACGGAACACCGAGGGTCAACGCTCCGGCGAGCAGCGACATCGCTGCCACCACACTCCGTCCGGCGCTCCGCCGGGTGACACCTGCTGCCATGGAACCCCCACGTGGAATGGTCGGCGGTGGGTGGGCATGCTGCCGAGCGCACGTCGCACGGCCCGTGCAGGCGCACGGATGGGTGTGTCGCCCACCACATCACTCTTGTCAGGCTCGGATCATAGGCGCGAGCTGTCGGATTCTCAGGCCTTTTGAGGAATGTTGATCACATCAGCATCAGCCATGGAGTGATGACGATAGGCCAGGAGATCGCCGGGGCGGATCAAGCGCGCAGAAGTCGGCGCGCGTGAGCCCCGAGCGGAGCAGGAGGGCGGGCGCAGAGGGGGTGGCGACTCAGTGGTGATGACCTGTCAGTTCGAGAGCCCGGCGTCGCGGATCGCTGTGGCGGACGTGGGCCGTGGGGCCGCGGGCCGAGCGCGCGGCGGTGTCCCCGCTTCGCCGCGCCTCAGGTCGGGGCGGGCCGCTGGGCAGCAGCGGGATCGCATTCGCGACGCACTGCCGGCGATCGTCGGCCGGGCCCCGCCGGCGCAGGACATCAGGGGCGGGCCGAGGCGTCGGTGACGAACCGTCACCGGGATGCCAAAAGGCGGTGGCCCGGGCACGCCCGGGCCACCGCCGCAACGGGGTCTACTCGGCGCCGCTGATGCCGGGGGCGACGAACCGGCGGTGGAGCGGCGAGAAGGAGACCTCGGGGGTGCCGGTGATCCCGGCCTTCGCGACGGCCGGCGCCAGGCGCTCGGCCATGAACGCCTCGAAGGCCTGCTGCGACGTCCACACGTCGGTCACGCGCAGACCCTGGGCGTCGAACCACGCGACGTGGACCTGGCCACCGGCCGCCGGGACCTCCTCCCAGTCGACCGCGTCCCGCACCAGGTCGTACTGGGCGGGCGTCACGCCGGCCCAGCCCATCGACATCACCACAGCCATGATCGTTCCCCTTGCTCGGTAGCGACGTACCCGTCCCGCACCAGCCAACCGTCCCCACCCGTGCGGCGCACTCCCAGGACGACCAACGGGTGTCCCCCGGCCGGTCCGTCCATCGTGCCGCCCCGCAGCGCGGGCGGGCAGAGCGTGCGGAGGCACGCCGGCACCGGCGGACGCCACGTCCGCCCGGTGTACGGTGCACCCCGGAATTCAGGGCCACGGCACCGTCCGGTCGCGTCCGGCAGGTGCGGGTCGATGGCGCCCGCCCGGCGTGTCGCTCCAGCGTCGGTCCGTCACATGTTCTGGATCTTCTTCACCATGCTCGCGGCGCGGTACCCTCGGGCACGCCGTCCGCGATGACCGCGTCGGCCACCATGTGCCGGGTGCGCAGCGGCAGGATCTCCCGGTAGGCGGGCGAGTCGTACCAGGCGAGCATGTTCGCACGGTCGGGGAACTCGATCAGGATGAGGTCCTCGCCCCAGGAGCCCTCCACCACCTCCACCGCTCCGCCGTGGATCAGGAAGCGGCCCCCGAAAGGGTCCAGGGTGGCATCGATGCGCTCCAGGTACTCGACGATGTCCGGGCAGAACTCGACGGAGTGGACGTGGGCGACGGCGTAGGCGGTCATCAGATTCTCCTCCTGTACGGGTGTCGTTCCCACGGTAGGAAGCGGCGGGCGCCGCGGAATCAGTCACGCATCAGTCACCGCGCCCGTTCTGCCCCGGGCGGAGGTCCCACGCCTCCTCCGGCGTCTCGGGAGGCCCCGACCGATGCATCGACTTGGCTTCACCCTTGGTGCCTGAGTCAGAGCAGCTGATCCAGCCGCACATTCATGCGCCGAAAACCGGCGGCGTCGTAGAACGCTCGCGCGCCTTCATTGAAGTCCCGGACTTCCGTCACCAGGCGTCGACACCCGGCCCTGCGCCCCGCTTCCCGTACCGCTTCGAGCAGCGCCGAGCCGACGCCCGTGCCGGTGGCATCGGGGACCACCGCGATCTGATCAAGACAAACGACCAGGTCCGACCGGACCAGTGCCCCGGAATCCCAGCTGACGAGTCGTGCCTGGGCGTACCCGAGGGTCCTGCCGTCCGGATGCTCGGCCACGAAAGCTGTGACTGCGGGATCGGTCAGCCGGGCCCGAAAGAACGCTTCGAGGACGTCCTGATCCGGGGAGTCGACGAACAGGTCGGGTCGGTGCCCCACATGCAGCTGGTGAACGATGCCGTTCAGGCTCGCAAGCAGGGGAGCGTCCTCGGGCGAGGCGGTTCGTATCGTCGGCACGGCCACATCCTTGGCAGCCGCTCCCGTTCCTGTCACCTGATCTGGTGCGGGCAAGTGCCGACCGCCGGCCCCGCGACGAATCGTCACTCCGAAGCGCAATCGTCAGCATCCGAGGGTGCGGTGCGATGACCTCGTGGCGTGCTGATTCGACAGGACTGTCAGACGCCTGCGGCATGCTCGCCGGCATGAACGAGGACGCCTTCTGGCAACTCATCGAGGACTGCAGGCCCACGGAAGCCGACCCTGACGCCGAACTCCTCGCCTCCACAGTGACCGAACGCCTTGCCCGGTCCCCGCTGTCGCTGGTCACCGGGTTTGCCGAGCAGCTGTCATGGGCGCTCTACCGGCTGGACCGCAAGGAGTACGGACACAACCTGTCCGATGACGCCTTCCTCTACACCCGTGCCGCGGTCGTTGCCGACGGCCGCACCGCGTTCGACAGCGTCCTACAGGACCCGACGGCCTTCACTCCCTACGCCACCGACCTCATCTGGGCCGAGCCCCTGCTCTACGCACCGGACCGCGCATATCAGCGCATCACAGGTGAGGAGTGGGACCGCGACACCCGCTACTCCTACGAATCCTGCTCCAACACCGAGGGCTGGGCTGATTGACGGCACGGTCTGCTGGTGCTGACGGACGCCAGCGCCGTCGATCGTCCTCACGGAATGTGTGCCAAAGCCGATTTGTGAGAACGCCTGTCGCTGACCGGCGAGAGTACCCCGATCGGCCCCCGGGCTCTCACCGGGGCGTGACCCGGCTTACCCGGGAGTGGGGCGCCAGGCCCACTCGTGTGTCCTGCCGGAGGCACGACCGTCGCCCTCGCCAGGGTGTTCGAGCTGGTGGAGTCCGCGGGGGTCGACTCGTGGAGAGAGGAGCTGGTGGCTCGATGGCCATCCCGGAACGACTTACCGACCAAGAGCTGGACGAGCTCGACGAACTCGCTCAGGCCGCGACCCCAGGGCCGTGGTATGTCCAAGGCCTCGACGATGCCAACGCGATGAATCTCGTCGCTGTGAGCACCGTGCCCGACCTCGGCCCTACCAAGCGGTGGCCCGGGTTCGACCACCGCGAGATCGTGGCGGCAACGCTCGTCCAGCAACCCCGTTACGTCGACGTCGCCGACGAACGCTGGGACGAGAACGCGTTCTTCATCGCTGCCGCCCGCAACACCGTTCCTCTCCTCGTCGCAGAGGTCAGGCGCCTTCGCCGACAACTGGAGAGCCTCTCAGCGAAGGCCGACCAAGAACTGCAGTGATCCACAGGTCGTGACCCTTGCCCGTTCCCGGCTCGACGGTCAGCTCCGGGCTGCCGCCCGAGATCCGGCATCACGGTGGTTTGGCAGCCGTGGGCGGTCGGTGCGCTCATGACCGACCGGCCGCGCATGATCCTGGCT
The Kitasatospora paranensis genome window above contains:
- a CDS encoding DUF1330 domain-containing protein — translated: MTAYAVAHVHSVEFCPDIVEYLERIDATLDPFGGRFLIHGGAVEVVEGSWGEDLILIEFPDRANMLAWYDSPAYREILPLRTRHMVADAVIADGVPEGTAPRAW
- a CDS encoding GNAT family N-acetyltransferase yields the protein MPTIRTASPEDAPLLASLNGIVHQLHVGHRPDLFVDSPDQDVLEAFFRARLTDPAVTAFVAEHPDGRTLGYAQARLVSWDSGALVRSDLVVCLDQIAVVPDATGTGVGSALLEAVREAGRRAGCRRLVTEVRDFNEGARAFYDAAGFRRMNVRLDQLL
- a CDS encoding DUF4240 domain-containing protein, yielding MNEDAFWQLIEDCRPTEADPDAELLASTVTERLARSPLSLVTGFAEQLSWALYRLDRKEYGHNLSDDAFLYTRAAVVADGRTAFDSVLQDPTAFTPYATDLIWAEPLLYAPDRAYQRITGEEWDRDTRYSYESCSNTEGWAD
- a CDS encoding S53 family peptidase encodes the protein MSLLAGALTLGVPSAYADGVPGDRVALEGTKPAWTAAAADQGSTAASARVEARVYLAGRDAKGLTAFAEAVSDPQSPQYGSYLTAQQAQERFGATQEQIAAVTGWLRASGLTVTGTTQHYIAVAGDAAAVQRAFSTSLHDYRKDGRTYRAPDRAASAPAAVAGAVLTVTGLDGAPRRAKPQDTLPGPGDGFRNAGPYSTYFGSNTASGLPSVNGAKIPYAVHGYTGRQLRAAYGAEGYTGKGVTVAITDAYASPTMAADASTYAKRNGDRAYRKGQYTEVLPDSYNSVDDCGGSGWYGEQSLDVEAVHAVAPEANIVYVGAASCNDSDLLDALTKIVDHRLADIVSNSWGDIEGNETPDSAAAYDQTFKLGAVEGIGFYFSSGDNGDELDNTGKKQVDSPTNSAWVTAVGGTSLAVGRGDTYQFETGWGTRKALLSDDGASWTDFPGAFTGGAGGGTSAIVKQPFYQRGVVPDTLAKANGSTRLRTVPDIAAVADPNTGFLMGQTQSWPDGTVSYDEYRIGGTSLASPVIAGVQALAQQARRVPIGFANPSIYARYNTRLLHDVTDQPLGAGHSLAVARVDYANGVDAAGGTRTSVRSLGMDSSLNAVRGYDDVTGVGTPAPGYVASFGFPFRR